One genomic window of Pecten maximus chromosome 3, xPecMax1.1, whole genome shotgun sequence includes the following:
- the LOC117324198 gene encoding leucine-rich repeat-containing protein 73-like: MAAAIEIAEETLSDARVLGVCDALLGSKLRMLSLRKCIIDDKAFKKMMACVANSKTILQLALSVGVVKDISRVKILALALQKNRSLVSLLVNGNAFGDEGMEILGTSLAQHPNIVSLDVGDCNLGDDSLEFISDLLPPNGGKPGLADLTLSANTSISPEAWAKFAVALAVSSHLRELYVDYNRLGDYAASCLLVGLTSKRQIEILDLEGTGVTDHTAKLVSYLVENFPVKLRRVILAENKINEEVKEEIKQSLADDSNSEVQSLASTDLYTTGQSANDSLNPLPRPVEVKIHHVEPVGTSKDHKKGKKNNRKNTTISTLGETEGDRNSDMKDDTVATDEDYKVLAKALEAGLSTGGTSDLGLTGQTNEEEGEVEDEEEEEEGDILTEVPVVGTNRKVVNVTVSQKSHTTDWNSLGELMDDDNDEGELIK, from the exons ATGGCGGCCGCGATTGAGATTGCAGAGGAGACTCTATCGGATGCTCGTGTTTTGGGCGTGTGTGACGCCTTGCTGGGGTCAAAGCTTCGAATGCTTTCCCTCAGGAAATGTATCATAGACGATAAGGCATTCAAAAAGATGATGGCATGTGTGGCGAATAGTAAAACAATTCTGCAGTTGGCCCTCAGTGTCGGAGTTGTCAAAGATATTTCCCGAGTAAAAATTCTGGCGTTGGCTTTACAGAAGAACAGATCACTCGTATCTCTGTT GGTTAATGGAAATGCATTTGGAGATGAAGGAATGGAGATCCTCGGTACATCACTTGCACAGCATCCAAATATTGTGTCCCTTGATGTTGGAGACTGTAACCTTGGTGACGATTCCCTGGAGTTCATCAGTGACTTGTTACCTCCAAATGGTGGCAAACCTG GATTGGCCGACCTAACACTGAGTGCAAACACAAGTATAAGTCCAGAGGCTTGGGCCAAGTTTGCAGTGGCCCTAGCAGTGAGCAGCCACTTGCGTGAATTGTATGTGGACTACAACAGACTGGGGGATTATGCTGCTAGCTGTCTCCTGGTAGGGCTCACATCTAAACGGCAGATAGAGATACTTGACCTGGAGGGCACTGGGGTCACCGACCATACTGCAAAG CTTGTGTCCTATTTGGTGGAAAACTTTCCAGTCAAGTTACGACGAGTTATCCTggcagaaaacaaaataaatgagGAAGTGAAGGAGGAAATAAAGCAGAGTCTGGCAGACGATAGTAACAGCGAGGTCCAGAGTCTGGCTAGCACTGACCTTTACACTACCGGTCAGTCAGCTAACGATAGTCTTAACCCCCTCCCCAGACCTGTGGAGGTCAAAATTCACCATGTTGAGCCTGTGGGTACTAGCAAAGAccataaaaaaggaaaaaagaacAATAGGAAAAACACCACCATCAGTACCCTAGGGGAGACTGAAGGCGATAGAAACAGCGATATGAAAGATGATACAGTAGCTACCGATGAGGATTACAAAGTGTTGGCCAAGGCTCTGGAGGCCGGACTAAGTACTGGGGGGACCAGTGATCTAGGTCTGACAGGTCAGACCAACGAGGAAGAGGGGGAGGTAGAGgatgaggaggaggaagaggagggTGATATTCTTACTGAAGTACCAGTTGTGGGAACAAATAGGAAAGTAGTAAATGTCACAGTGTCCCAAAAATCTCATACTACAGACTGGAATAGTCTCGGTGAACTAATGGACGATGACAATGATGAAGGAGAACTAATAAAATAG